A stretch of the Archangium violaceum genome encodes the following:
- a CDS encoding NuoI/complex I 23 kDa subunit family protein, giving the protein MAYNATKDPRTDIRERSYLPELIRGLAITTRHFLRNLFGEREVNTPFEDRKSTSLVTTVQYPEEKIPYPDGYRGLHRLVPREDGKPRCVACYMCATICPAQCIYIEAGEYEVDAAEGSSRVIEKFPTQFVIDELRCIVCGLCVDACPKDAIRMDTYTHTPAEYNRQGFVYDIPKLLKGAAVSHPSDPWNKRPGSAQPAHVHKEAHTRIGEGHESHHGAELTAGHGHAHGDHGAPGSRTVVSNEGPVPVTKFLK; this is encoded by the coding sequence ATGGCTTACAACGCGACCAAGGATCCCCGCACCGACATCCGCGAGCGCTCCTACCTGCCGGAGTTGATCCGCGGTCTGGCCATCACCACCCGGCACTTCCTGCGCAACCTCTTCGGCGAGCGGGAGGTCAACACCCCGTTCGAGGACCGCAAGAGCACCAGCCTGGTGACCACCGTGCAGTACCCGGAGGAGAAGATCCCCTACCCCGACGGGTACCGCGGTCTTCACCGCCTGGTTCCGCGCGAGGACGGCAAGCCGCGCTGCGTGGCCTGCTACATGTGCGCCACCATCTGCCCGGCCCAGTGCATCTACATCGAGGCCGGGGAGTACGAGGTGGACGCGGCGGAGGGCAGCTCGCGCGTCATCGAGAAGTTCCCGACCCAGTTCGTCATCGATGAGCTGCGCTGCATCGTGTGCGGCCTGTGCGTGGACGCGTGCCCCAAGGACGCCATCCGCATGGACACGTACACGCACACTCCGGCCGAGTACAACCGGCAGGGCTTCGTCTACGACATCCCCAAGCTGCTCAAGGGGGCCGCCGTCTCCCACCCGTCCGATCCGTGGAACAAGCGCCCGGGTTCGGCGCAGCCGGCCCACGTGCACAAGGAGGCCCACACCCGCATCGGCGAGGGCCACGAGTCGCACCACGGCGCGGAGCTCACGGCGGGCCACGGCCACGCCCATGGTGACCACGGCGCTCCGGGCAGCCGCACCGTCGTCTCCAACGAGGGCCCGGTGCCCGTGACGAAGTTCCTCAAGTAG
- a CDS encoding enoyl-CoA hydratase/isomerase family protein produces MEAGESVVRYQAEGGQALLTIDRPRARNALSPEVLHGLLAALDRAEADPAVRVVVLTGAGEKVFCAGGDLGQMGGEGGFLATHEGRRVYGRLLLRLQDLRKPTVARVNGHALAGGLGLVLGCDLAVATEHAELGTPEIDVGLFPMMMMALLQRHVGRKRALEMVMTGERMSAREALALGLLNRVVPAAELDATVAGLVGKLAGKSQAVLALGRRAFFTAEDLPLPAAIEYLSSQLSLNVLAEDAAEGVTAFVEKRPPKWNDR; encoded by the coding sequence ATGGAAGCAGGAGAAAGCGTCGTCCGGTACCAGGCCGAAGGCGGGCAAGCGCTCCTGACGATCGATCGGCCGAGGGCTCGCAACGCGCTCTCGCCCGAGGTGTTGCACGGGCTGCTGGCCGCGCTGGACAGGGCGGAGGCGGACCCCGCCGTGCGTGTGGTGGTGCTCACCGGCGCGGGCGAGAAGGTGTTCTGCGCCGGGGGAGACCTCGGGCAGATGGGCGGGGAGGGTGGTTTCCTCGCCACCCACGAGGGGCGCCGCGTCTACGGCCGGCTGCTGTTGCGGCTGCAGGACCTCCGCAAGCCCACGGTGGCGCGCGTCAATGGACATGCGCTCGCGGGTGGGCTGGGGCTGGTGCTCGGGTGTGACCTGGCCGTGGCCACCGAGCACGCCGAGCTGGGCACGCCGGAGATCGACGTGGGGCTCTTCCCCATGATGATGATGGCGCTGCTGCAGCGGCACGTGGGCCGCAAGCGGGCGCTGGAGATGGTGATGACGGGGGAGCGGATGTCCGCGCGCGAGGCGCTCGCGCTGGGGCTGCTCAACCGGGTGGTGCCCGCGGCGGAGCTGGATGCGACGGTGGCGGGGCTCGTGGGGAAGCTCGCCGGAAAGAGTCAGGCGGTGCTCGCCCTGGGGCGCCGCGCCTTCTTCACCGCCGAGGACCTGCCCCTGCCAGCCGCCATCGAGTACCTGTCCTCGCAGCTGTCCCTCAACGTGCTGGCCGAGGACGCCGCCGAGGGGGTCACCGCCTTCGTCGAGAAGCGTCCCCCGAAGTGGAACGACCGCTGA
- a CDS encoding endonuclease/exonuclease/phosphatase family protein has protein sequence MELTLVSYNIHSGIGTDDHFDLHRVGEVLREINADIIALQEVGDYRGVTAREDQPEHLAEMLGLHMAFGPNVVRNGRRYGNAILSRLPILKSKNYDLSVGRREPRGALRCDLDLGNGRQLHVFCLHLGLSMRERRRQEALLLSADILRDAVRNDPVVVCGDFNYWGPGAVPGLVRQAIHDVALELGIRVRTYHSRLPMLRLDRIYVDSGVRPLELHSHRTPLSALASDHLPLVMRFEAPMEGQTPRSAPVQLIG, from the coding sequence GTGGAACTGACGCTCGTCTCCTACAACATCCACAGCGGCATCGGGACGGATGATCACTTCGACCTGCACCGGGTGGGCGAGGTGTTGCGTGAGATCAACGCGGACATCATCGCCCTCCAGGAAGTGGGGGACTACCGGGGCGTGACGGCCCGGGAGGATCAGCCCGAGCACCTCGCGGAGATGCTCGGGCTGCACATGGCCTTCGGTCCCAACGTGGTGCGCAACGGCCGCCGCTACGGCAACGCCATCCTCTCGCGGCTGCCCATCCTCAAGTCGAAGAACTACGACCTGAGCGTGGGGCGCCGCGAGCCCCGGGGCGCCCTGCGCTGCGATCTGGACCTGGGCAATGGTCGGCAGCTCCACGTCTTCTGCCTGCACCTGGGGTTGAGCATGCGCGAGCGCCGGCGCCAGGAGGCGCTGCTGCTGTCCGCCGACATCCTCCGGGACGCCGTGCGGAATGATCCCGTGGTGGTGTGTGGAGATTTCAACTATTGGGGGCCCGGCGCGGTCCCCGGGCTGGTCCGCCAGGCCATCCATGACGTGGCCCTGGAGCTGGGAATCCGGGTGCGCACCTACCACTCCCGCCTCCCGATGCTGCGCCTGGATCGCATCTACGTGGACTCGGGCGTGAGGCCGCTGGAGCTTCACTCCCACCGGACTCCGCTCTCGGCGTTGGCCTCGGATCACCTGCCGCTGGTGATGCGCTTCGAGGCCCCGATGGAGGGCCAGACGCCCCGCTCGGCACCGGTGCAGCTCATCGGCTAG
- a CDS encoding TetR/AcrR family transcriptional regulator has translation MSQRQSKSEEAGSRENERRRTILRAAIDVFARKGYHGCRIADVAREAGVAYGLVYHYFKNKDELLETVVETGWSGFVSRIRAVAEDESSSLEQKVHGIAEVAFEAYRVDPRAVKVLILEVARSPAGTQVVSRQHAFLDTIRMSAEMFSRAQAAGELRADADPMLCASLLFGAIEMGLTAFVSGLVEDRSPEALERAKVQIANSFLHGVLPGAATSSEVSWKQEKASSGTRPKAGKRS, from the coding sequence GTGAGTCAGCGGCAGAGCAAGTCGGAGGAGGCAGGGAGCCGGGAGAACGAGCGCCGCCGCACCATCCTGCGCGCGGCGATCGACGTGTTCGCGCGCAAGGGTTACCACGGCTGCCGCATCGCGGACGTGGCGCGCGAGGCGGGCGTGGCCTACGGGCTCGTCTACCACTACTTCAAGAACAAGGACGAGCTGCTGGAGACCGTCGTCGAGACGGGGTGGAGCGGCTTCGTCTCGCGCATCCGCGCGGTGGCCGAGGACGAGAGCAGCTCGCTCGAGCAGAAGGTGCACGGCATCGCGGAGGTGGCCTTCGAGGCCTACCGGGTGGATCCCCGCGCGGTGAAGGTGCTCATCCTGGAGGTCGCCCGTAGCCCCGCGGGCACCCAGGTCGTCAGCCGGCAGCATGCCTTCCTCGACACCATCCGCATGTCCGCGGAGATGTTCTCGCGCGCCCAGGCCGCGGGCGAGCTGCGCGCGGACGCGGACCCCATGCTGTGTGCCTCGCTCCTCTTCGGCGCCATCGAAATGGGGCTCACCGCCTTCGTGTCGGGCCTGGTGGAGGACCGCAGCCCCGAGGCGCTCGAGCGCGCCAAGGTGCAGATCGCCAATTCCTTCCTTCATGGCGTCCTCCCCGGCGCCGCCACTTCCTCGGAGGTGTCATGGAAGCAGGAGAAAGCGTCGTCCGGTACCAGGCCGAAGGCGGGCAAGCGCTCCTGA
- a CDS encoding DUF3618 domain-containing protein, producing MAADSRARLMHQKTPEQIRAEIERTRAELILSVGELREEVARRIDWREWVRERPLTCVGAAFFIGFVIGNSQRR from the coding sequence ATGGCCGCTGACAGCAGGGCGAGGCTCATGCACCAGAAGACACCCGAGCAGATCCGAGCGGAGATCGAGCGCACCCGTGCCGAGCTCATCCTCTCCGTGGGCGAGCTGCGCGAGGAGGTGGCGCGGCGCATCGACTGGCGCGAGTGGGTGCGCGAACGGCCCCTCACATGCGTGGGCGCGGCTTTCTTCATCGGATTCGTCATCGGCAATAGCCAACGGCGCTGA
- a CDS encoding (2Fe-2S) ferredoxin domain-containing protein — protein sequence MKRYRLSVCKGSSCKAGGSDAVATAAREELSTRKLQVRCELYRGGCYGFCHMGPNVVIREETGRKRDPLSPEDYQLMGWEGEAYYSHMTPEKMRRVVAEHIEQDKPIIEFFGHPDEADE from the coding sequence ATGAAGCGTTACCGCCTCTCCGTGTGCAAGGGCTCCAGCTGCAAGGCCGGCGGCTCCGATGCCGTGGCCACGGCCGCCCGTGAGGAGCTGTCCACCCGGAAGCTCCAGGTGCGCTGCGAGCTGTACCGCGGAGGTTGCTACGGCTTCTGTCACATGGGGCCGAACGTCGTCATCCGCGAGGAGACGGGACGCAAGAGGGATCCCCTCTCCCCCGAGGACTACCAGCTCATGGGTTGGGAGGGCGAGGCGTACTACTCGCACATGACGCCGGAGAAGATGCGGCGCGTGGTGGCCGAGCACATCGAGCAGGACAAGCCCATCATCGAGTTCTTCGGCCACCCGGACGAGGCGGACGAGTAG
- a CDS encoding M23 family metallopeptidase: protein MHIYPLRRLPFLLLALGLSALAAEERPLLSLQPVAARPGDPVLVTVRGLAQAPTGTLGERPLRFYPVRDGFQALTGLAVEQVPGQVPVKVSVPATSGAAPTELSGTLDVVAPGWPERRLKVANKFVKKKPAPEVQARMEADRAAFAAAFAQSFVAPLFTENFAWPRQDTITAPYGDLRTFNGKKQSQHFGTDLRGAVGVPVYSANAGTVVMTRDAYASGNTVLVYHGAGLYTAYFHLSATDVKDGQRVERGQLLGKVGATGRVTGPHLHWGVKVDDLWVDGETLLELDFNGGGAPAVTQRDKP, encoded by the coding sequence GTGCACATCTACCCCCTCCGACGGCTTCCGTTCCTCCTGCTGGCCCTCGGCCTGTCCGCCCTCGCCGCCGAGGAGCGGCCCCTCCTCTCCCTCCAGCCCGTGGCCGCCCGTCCGGGAGATCCGGTGCTCGTCACCGTGCGAGGCCTCGCCCAGGCCCCCACCGGGACCCTCGGAGAGCGCCCCCTGCGCTTCTATCCGGTGCGCGACGGTTTCCAGGCCCTCACCGGGCTCGCGGTGGAGCAGGTGCCGGGACAGGTGCCGGTGAAGGTGTCGGTGCCCGCCACCAGCGGCGCCGCGCCCACGGAGCTCTCGGGCACGCTGGACGTGGTGGCCCCGGGCTGGCCCGAGCGGAGGCTGAAGGTGGCCAACAAGTTCGTGAAGAAGAAGCCGGCCCCCGAGGTGCAGGCGCGCATGGAGGCGGACAGGGCCGCCTTCGCCGCCGCCTTCGCGCAGTCCTTCGTCGCGCCCCTCTTCACCGAGAACTTCGCCTGGCCGCGCCAGGACACCATCACCGCGCCCTATGGCGATCTGCGCACCTTCAACGGCAAGAAGCAGAGCCAGCACTTCGGCACCGATCTGCGCGGGGCGGTGGGCGTGCCCGTGTACTCGGCCAACGCGGGCACGGTGGTGATGACGCGCGACGCGTACGCCTCGGGCAACACGGTGCTCGTGTACCACGGGGCCGGCCTCTACACGGCCTACTTCCACCTGTCGGCCACGGACGTGAAGGACGGCCAGCGCGTGGAGCGCGGCCAGCTCCTGGGCAAGGTGGGCGCCACCGGCCGCGTCACCGGCCCCCACCTCCACTGGGGCGTGAAGGTGGATGACCTGTGGGTGGATGGCGAGACGCTGCTCGAGCTCGACTTCAACGGCGGCGGCGCCCCGGCCGTTACCCAGCGCGACAAGCCGTAG
- a CDS encoding adenylate/guanylate cyclase domain-containing protein yields MRSLPIYSAGLRFLQRLGYSLLQATLFGAILGLLVYYRVPRAQLSGEATPIALLARPSAWVQSWERGTYDWRVRSLGARSSRSDRVVVVALDDETLAEARQDEHPGIASNPWPREILGGLSNRLVDEGAELVLLDFPFTERSPRACLAQGTPGLEGLDDDRAFRTLLDRYPEKSVLAFSWTSDRGIPAGSRLWPFRVRLGSYASEAEARSRVQSVLADQKPAFLIPAGNAVEVWAGVASEQDGQRVALEQGVREPPKVQERRVTDDTYRVGPLELFVSLAEVQVEGLDAALLEEVRQLEHPVAPLLGSASLYGAVTVPADPDGVVRAVPHLVSYRSREGNRHVLPSMPLVAAMRQANTRQLRYADGRLYVGDRFSIPMDESGYSLVRWDAAEVGRGSRGSVSRAIPAWNVLRNLFAVREGVPPRSVHDIEGRLIVFTNTSRQAMDFQRTPIGERTPAGAVLAQSLVNLLQSEGLTRATPRTDLFLTLGLAFIGAFVALTFNRGLRSFGDVMVYLTAMGTVGLLYAGVAWYLFVTRLLWVAMVGPLLAMGLTFVFTIVQASRTERQLRHFITDVLGRYVHPEVARLVTRDLRLLTRPERREVTVFFCDLDGFSRLSGQLPPERLIQLLNDYLTEMTDVVRATHGQVDKYIGDAVMAFWGAPVRTDKHAHRACDAALKVRAVLVERQAYWDKTYGHHLQCRIGIDTSEVLVGGMGSDFESKYSVMGEPVKLSMFMESLNRGYGTFVLVGDNTARLAQDSYVFREVDRVRPKGRTEPLRMHELVGRKGEISPQMQEQLALYEQALTAYHQRRFDEALALFTRGVEAFQDAVAGVYAERCRKFASAAPPEDWDGVFALEG; encoded by the coding sequence GTGCGAAGCCTTCCCATCTACTCGGCCGGTCTCCGCTTCCTGCAGCGGCTCGGCTACTCGCTCCTGCAGGCCACGCTCTTCGGCGCCATTCTCGGGTTGCTCGTCTACTACCGCGTTCCGCGCGCGCAGCTCTCCGGGGAGGCCACGCCCATCGCGCTGCTCGCCCGCCCCTCTGCCTGGGTGCAGTCCTGGGAGCGGGGCACCTACGACTGGCGCGTGCGCTCCCTGGGGGCCCGCTCCTCGCGCTCGGATCGCGTGGTGGTGGTGGCGCTCGACGACGAGACGCTCGCCGAGGCCCGTCAGGACGAGCACCCCGGCATCGCCTCCAACCCATGGCCCCGGGAAATCCTGGGTGGCCTGTCCAACCGGCTCGTCGACGAGGGCGCGGAGTTGGTGTTGCTCGACTTCCCCTTCACGGAGCGCAGCCCGCGAGCCTGCCTCGCGCAGGGCACGCCCGGCCTGGAGGGGCTGGACGACGATCGGGCCTTCCGCACGCTGCTGGACCGCTACCCGGAGAAGTCGGTGCTGGCCTTTTCGTGGACTTCGGACCGGGGGATTCCGGCGGGCAGCAGGCTGTGGCCGTTCCGCGTGCGGCTGGGTAGCTACGCCAGCGAGGCCGAGGCCCGGAGCCGGGTGCAGTCGGTGCTGGCGGACCAGAAGCCGGCCTTCCTCATCCCCGCGGGCAACGCCGTGGAGGTCTGGGCGGGCGTGGCCAGCGAGCAGGATGGCCAGCGGGTGGCGCTGGAGCAGGGCGTGCGCGAGCCGCCGAAGGTGCAGGAGCGGCGCGTCACGGACGACACGTACCGTGTGGGCCCGCTCGAGCTCTTCGTGTCCCTGGCCGAGGTGCAGGTGGAGGGATTGGACGCGGCGCTGCTGGAGGAGGTGCGGCAGTTGGAGCACCCGGTGGCGCCGTTGCTGGGCTCGGCGAGTCTCTACGGCGCCGTCACCGTGCCGGCGGATCCGGACGGGGTGGTGCGCGCCGTGCCACACCTGGTGAGCTACCGCTCGCGCGAGGGCAACCGGCACGTGCTTCCCTCGATGCCGCTGGTGGCGGCGATGCGTCAGGCGAACACGCGCCAGCTGCGCTACGCGGACGGCCGGCTGTACGTGGGAGACCGCTTCTCCATCCCCATGGACGAGTCCGGTTACAGCCTGGTGCGCTGGGACGCGGCGGAGGTGGGGCGGGGCTCGCGGGGCTCGGTGTCTCGGGCCATCCCCGCATGGAACGTGCTGCGCAACCTCTTCGCCGTACGCGAGGGCGTGCCGCCGCGCTCGGTGCACGACATCGAGGGCCGCCTCATCGTCTTCACCAACACGTCGCGCCAGGCGATGGACTTCCAGCGCACGCCCATCGGCGAGCGCACACCCGCGGGCGCGGTGCTCGCGCAGTCGTTGGTGAACCTCCTGCAGTCCGAGGGCCTCACCCGTGCCACGCCGCGCACGGATCTCTTCCTGACGCTGGGGCTGGCGTTCATCGGCGCCTTCGTGGCGCTCACCTTCAACCGGGGCCTGCGCTCCTTCGGCGACGTGATGGTGTACCTGACCGCCATGGGGACGGTGGGCCTGCTCTACGCGGGAGTGGCCTGGTACCTGTTCGTCACCCGGCTGCTCTGGGTGGCGATGGTGGGCCCGCTGCTGGCCATGGGCCTCACCTTCGTCTTCACCATCGTCCAGGCCTCGCGCACCGAGCGGCAGCTGCGCCACTTCATCACCGACGTGCTCGGCCGCTACGTGCACCCCGAGGTGGCGAGGCTCGTCACGCGGGACTTGCGCCTGCTGACGCGGCCGGAGCGCCGCGAGGTGACGGTCTTCTTCTGTGACCTCGACGGCTTCTCGCGTCTGTCCGGACAACTTCCGCCCGAGCGGCTCATCCAGCTGCTCAACGACTACCTGACGGAGATGACGGACGTGGTGCGCGCCACGCACGGCCAGGTGGACAAGTACATTGGCGACGCGGTGATGGCCTTCTGGGGCGCGCCGGTGCGCACGGACAAACACGCGCACCGGGCCTGCGACGCCGCGTTGAAGGTACGCGCGGTGCTGGTGGAGCGCCAGGCGTACTGGGACAAGACGTACGGCCACCACCTGCAGTGCCGCATCGGCATCGACACCAGCGAGGTGCTGGTGGGCGGCATGGGCAGCGACTTCGAGTCCAAGTACTCCGTCATGGGCGAGCCGGTGAAGCTCTCCATGTTCATGGAGAGCCTCAACCGCGGCTACGGCACCTTCGTGCTGGTGGGGGACAACACGGCCCGGCTGGCGCAGGACTCCTACGTCTTCCGCGAGGTGGACCGGGTGCGGCCCAAGGGCCGGACGGAGCCCCTGCGCATGCACGAGCTGGTGGGCCGCAAGGGAGAGATCTCCCCCCAGATGCAGGAGCAGCTCGCGCTCTACGAGCAGGCGCTCACGGCGTACCACCAGCGGCGCTTCGACGAGGCGCTGGCGCTGTTCACACGGGGCGTGGAGGCCTTCCAGGACGCGGTGGCCGGGGTGTACGCCGAGCGCTGCCGCAAGTTCGCCTCGGCGGCGCCTCCAGAGGACTGGGACGGCGTGTTCGCGCTCGAGGGGTAG
- a CDS encoding phage holin family protein, translating to MGLGTETERKLTALVGRLTDGFSKLVTQHLTLARVELMEDARIMGQDVALIAAFVPFVLVGYAFLCGALAAVLAQWVGWAGSLALVGAVNLVGGVLGITRVAMRLKSHRVMDETTQELERSVAVLAQAPAAAAQAQPAVLPQGAGHGR from the coding sequence ATGGGCTTGGGCACCGAAACGGAGCGCAAACTGACCGCGCTCGTTGGACGGTTGACGGATGGTTTCAGCAAGCTGGTGACACAGCACCTGACGCTGGCGCGCGTGGAGTTGATGGAGGACGCGCGCATCATGGGCCAGGATGTGGCGCTCATCGCCGCGTTCGTGCCCTTCGTGCTGGTGGGCTACGCCTTCCTCTGTGGGGCGCTGGCCGCCGTCCTGGCGCAGTGGGTCGGCTGGGCCGGCTCGCTCGCGCTGGTGGGGGCGGTCAACCTCGTGGGAGGCGTCCTGGGCATCACCCGGGTCGCCATGCGTCTGAAGTCCCACCGGGTCATGGATGAGACCACCCAGGAGCTCGAGCGCAGCGTGGCGGTGCTCGCCCAGGCGCCCGCCGCGGCCGCGCAGGCCCAGCCCGCGGTCCTTCCCCAGGGGGCCGGTCATGGCCGCTGA
- a CDS encoding YtxH domain-containing protein — protein MISANDLKKMDKDDLLELFGLETKKGPADWLLPTLGAFSVGMLVGAGLGLLMAPKAGNELRNDLRSRLQREQDTLANGNGQRPESVSRSA, from the coding sequence ATGATCAGCGCCAATGATCTGAAGAAGATGGACAAGGACGACCTGCTCGAGCTGTTCGGGCTGGAGACCAAGAAGGGTCCCGCGGACTGGCTGTTGCCCACGTTGGGTGCCTTCTCCGTGGGGATGCTGGTGGGCGCGGGCCTGGGCCTGCTGATGGCCCCGAAGGCCGGTAACGAGCTGCGCAATGATCTGCGCAGCCGGCTGCAGCGAGAGCAGGACACCCTGGCCAACGGCAACGGGCAGCGCCCCGAGTCCGTGTCCCGCAGCGCCTAG